From Denitrovibrio acetiphilus DSM 12809, the proteins below share one genomic window:
- a CDS encoding sensor domain-containing diguanylate cyclase yields the protein MNKVNNMIKENSDLKGELSGLMELVKENEAKHAGFKAVEFAFLLADSLKEVIEKPLRYLEDIFGVDRAVLFINADELDFDREENNLGYRIYFMPEGVFKTFFLEKRPYNSDNALNLISEFNVYEDMGSYIFAPLVQNDKIIGSINLYSRDESKFGGEVATNFIKDLASIASVSMQKLYNTELIYRQTRTDFMTGAYNKLAMGEFLERFMAKYKRHDQGFIFILMDIDNFKQINDSAGHLTGDTIIKEISDEIAEGLRSSDILGRFGGDEFFMIVPYANIDNVFVLVERLQDIGKQVFGAYGFGDVASLSGGVVSVPGDISKDDTTEDIVRLADGRLYHSKKNGKGFFTGV from the coding sequence ATGAACAAAGTCAATAACATGATCAAAGAGAACTCAGATCTGAAAGGTGAGCTTTCGGGGCTGATGGAGCTTGTTAAGGAGAATGAGGCGAAACATGCTGGATTCAAAGCTGTGGAATTCGCCTTTCTGCTTGCGGACAGCTTGAAAGAGGTTATAGAGAAACCCCTCAGATACCTTGAGGATATCTTTGGTGTGGACAGAGCTGTGCTTTTTATTAATGCTGATGAACTTGACTTTGACAGAGAAGAGAATAACTTAGGTTACAGAATATATTTTATGCCGGAAGGGGTGTTTAAAACGTTTTTTCTGGAGAAGAGACCCTATAACTCGGACAATGCGCTTAATCTTATAAGCGAGTTTAACGTTTATGAGGATATGGGGTCATATATTTTCGCCCCGCTTGTGCAGAATGATAAGATAATAGGCAGTATAAACCTCTACAGCAGGGATGAGTCAAAGTTCGGGGGAGAGGTTGCTACAAATTTTATTAAAGACCTTGCATCCATAGCTTCTGTTTCAATGCAGAAGCTTTATAATACAGAGCTGATATACAGGCAGACGAGAACCGACTTTATGACCGGAGCGTATAACAAACTTGCTATGGGTGAGTTTCTTGAGCGGTTCATGGCAAAGTATAAGCGGCATGATCAGGGGTTTATTTTTATCCTTATGGATATTGATAATTTTAAACAGATAAACGATTCCGCAGGTCACCTAACAGGCGATACGATCATTAAAGAGATAAGCGATGAAATCGCCGAAGGACTTCGTTCAAGCGACATTTTGGGAAGGTTCGGTGGTGATGAGTTCTTTATGATTGTCCCTTATGCGAACATTGATAATGTCTTTGTTCTGGTGGAGCGACTCCAGGATATAGGCAAGCAAGTCTTTGGCGCCTATGGGTTCGGGGATGTTGCAAGTCTTTCCGGCGGCGTTGTTTCCGTGCCGGGGGACATCTCCAAAGATGACACCACAGAGGACATTGTCCGTCTGGCGGACGGAAGACTTTATCACAGCAAAAAGAATGGGAAAGGATTTTTCACAGGTGTATAG
- the hisD gene encoding histidinol dehydrogenase — protein sequence MIIRKDDKRLQDILKRGEIMEGEYLHTVLDIIADVRTRGDESLAELTLRFDGYDMLKGGIEISKREMKDAWEALDDRLKLALENAKANVISFHEKQLENTWIYEKTPGTFLGQKVTALESVGVYVPGGKAVYPSSVLMNVLPAKVAGVEEIVMVTPATGGKVNPVVLAAAYLAGVDRGFRIGGAQAIAALAYGTASVPRVNKIVGPGNIYVALAKKMVFGQVDIDMIAGPSEILIVADSSADPDHVAADMLSQAEHDELASAIVVTDDLELAKEIESSVYAQLEELPKREIAKKSIEKYGAIIVTDDLNEAADITNNIAVEHLELCVANPMEYMLKIRNAGAIFLGANSPEPVGDYYAGPNHVLPTGGTAKFFSPLGTYDFQKKSSIIYYSREQLIADMPDIRVLAESEELIAHRNSVIIRTED from the coding sequence ATGATTATTAGAAAAGATGACAAAAGACTTCAGGATATTTTGAAAAGAGGCGAGATTATGGAGGGTGAATACCTTCATACTGTGCTGGACATAATAGCAGATGTCAGAACCAGAGGGGATGAGAGCCTCGCTGAGCTGACACTCCGGTTTGACGGATATGATATGCTGAAAGGCGGCATTGAGATCAGCAAACGGGAGATGAAGGACGCATGGGAAGCCCTTGACGACAGGCTGAAGCTTGCTCTTGAAAACGCAAAAGCAAATGTGATCTCTTTCCATGAGAAGCAACTGGAAAATACATGGATTTATGAGAAAACACCCGGTACTTTTCTGGGGCAGAAGGTTACGGCGCTTGAGTCTGTGGGGGTCTATGTCCCTGGCGGGAAAGCTGTTTATCCTTCGTCTGTCCTGATGAACGTTCTTCCTGCTAAGGTTGCAGGTGTGGAGGAGATCGTTATGGTTACGCCTGCTACAGGCGGCAAAGTCAACCCTGTTGTGCTGGCTGCGGCTTATCTTGCCGGAGTGGATAGAGGGTTTCGTATCGGAGGTGCGCAGGCTATCGCTGCACTTGCGTATGGAACAGCAAGCGTACCGAGAGTTAATAAGATCGTAGGGCCGGGGAATATATATGTCGCACTGGCGAAGAAGATGGTTTTCGGTCAGGTTGATATCGATATGATAGCGGGACCGAGCGAGATTCTTATTGTGGCAGATAGTTCGGCAGACCCCGACCATGTGGCAGCAGACATGCTTTCTCAGGCGGAACACGACGAACTTGCCTCAGCGATAGTGGTAACTGACGATTTGGAGCTTGCAAAAGAGATAGAAAGTTCCGTTTACGCACAGCTTGAGGAACTTCCGAAGAGAGAAATAGCAAAGAAATCAATAGAGAAATACGGTGCTATAATCGTTACAGATGACCTTAACGAAGCGGCGGATATTACAAACAATATAGCTGTTGAGCACCTTGAGCTTTGCGTTGCTAACCCTATGGAATATATGCTGAAAATACGCAATGCAGGGGCGATATTCTTAGGAGCAAATTCACCGGAGCCTGTCGGCGATTATTATGCAGGCCCTAACCATGTGCTCCCAACCGGCGGTACAGCAAAGTTTTTCTCTCCGCTCGGTACTTATGACTTTCAGAAAAAATCCAGTATTATCTACTATTCAAGAGAACAGCTTATTGCTGATATGCCGGATATAAGGGTGCTTGCGGAATCAGAAGAGCTGATTGCCCACAGAAATTCTGTAATAATAAGAACTGAAGATTGA
- a CDS encoding SoxR reducing system RseC family protein produces MELLKHKAVVLDVDEAGTATVEVARGSACAACGEKSSCTLTDDTNIKLKFKDSANLKTGDVVEIGIEKNSFYKSLFVVYIVPLILMLLTAVISDSMTKNQLLTAGATISVIIIYFLYLRLKHNGQDKQSYRIL; encoded by the coding sequence ATGGAACTTCTGAAACACAAAGCTGTAGTGCTGGATGTTGATGAAGCAGGAACTGCCACTGTTGAGGTCGCACGGGGGAGCGCGTGTGCCGCATGCGGTGAAAAGAGTTCATGCACGCTCACTGACGACACAAATATAAAGCTCAAATTCAAAGACTCTGCAAATCTGAAAACTGGAGATGTAGTAGAAATAGGCATCGAAAAAAACAGCTTCTACAAATCACTCTTTGTAGTATACATAGTTCCCCTCATACTTATGCTGTTGACTGCTGTAATTTCTGACTCAATGACAAAAAACCAGCTCCTGACCGCAGGAGCCACAATTTCTGTTATTATTATTTACTTCCTCTATCTCCGGCTTAAACATAACGGACAAGACAAGCAATCCTATAGAATCCTTTAG
- a CDS encoding DUF342 domain-containing protein, with translation MSERKLYTTRKIEHYRLHKLIEQAYDLSREDFEVNCEEDGCAVITIETFIDKPAGISLDIMDSGMTARLSLFPPLNNGEPIDKASVEEFILDEKKLDTDTIDWEAFKKCFQDYSDGNIVYQEIIANGISKEDGTDATYDLYFDIEDKKPKVLADGSVDFKDINNIIMVEKGDVLLRYHKETDGIDGKKVRGEKIPAKKGKKIAIHKGDGVAYKEEQGLYYSDIAGHVTFRNNRLNVNPVYSVKGDVDYSEGNIDFLGTVRISGDVLSGFEVKAKNIVIWGVARDATLIAEEDISVRTGIFSTGSGVTKAGKTVTANFIEGATVYAGTAVIIKNYCYNSKVFCEGEILALSGDGVINGGELYAFSSIEAKKIGFKNSSAFPLHVGVKHSLNEHIEKLIDRKNNIENKLKETDSIIRSLAKKTPDIKHKQQLKSIISNRKILYDKYEIIDSEIENLIKDSMHTMPYVLATKEVNEGIKVVIYNTEYIVPLKCEGGKFVFDKSSGNVVMLKPDAAPGTGLKKGRN, from the coding sequence ATGAGTGAACGCAAACTATACACCACAAGAAAAATCGAACATTACCGGCTGCATAAGCTTATTGAACAGGCTTACGACCTTAGCCGTGAAGACTTTGAAGTCAACTGCGAAGAGGACGGATGCGCAGTCATAACCATTGAAACCTTCATTGATAAGCCCGCAGGGATCTCCCTTGACATAATGGATTCTGGAATGACCGCACGCCTCAGCCTCTTCCCACCTCTGAATAACGGCGAACCGATCGATAAAGCGTCGGTGGAAGAATTTATCTTAGATGAAAAAAAACTGGATACCGACACCATAGACTGGGAAGCTTTCAAAAAATGTTTTCAGGATTACTCTGACGGAAATATAGTCTATCAGGAGATAATCGCAAACGGCATTTCCAAAGAAGACGGAACTGACGCAACCTATGATCTTTATTTTGATATAGAGGATAAAAAACCGAAAGTTCTTGCTGACGGCAGTGTGGATTTCAAGGATATAAATAATATCATTATGGTTGAGAAAGGCGATGTTCTCCTGAGATATCATAAAGAGACTGATGGTATTGACGGCAAAAAAGTCCGGGGTGAAAAGATTCCGGCTAAAAAAGGGAAAAAGATAGCTATCCACAAAGGCGACGGAGTGGCTTATAAAGAAGAGCAGGGGCTTTACTACTCAGACATTGCCGGTCACGTGACATTCAGAAACAACCGCCTCAACGTAAACCCTGTATATTCTGTCAAAGGGGACGTCGACTATTCTGAAGGGAATATAGATTTCCTCGGGACAGTGCGCATATCTGGTGATGTTCTCAGCGGATTTGAAGTTAAAGCAAAAAATATTGTTATCTGGGGTGTAGCAAGGGACGCAACACTTATAGCTGAGGAGGACATAAGCGTACGCACCGGTATTTTTTCCACCGGAAGCGGAGTCACCAAAGCAGGGAAAACCGTAACAGCAAATTTTATAGAAGGTGCAACAGTTTATGCAGGGACAGCAGTCATTATCAAAAATTACTGCTACAACTCAAAGGTATTCTGCGAAGGAGAAATTCTTGCACTATCAGGTGACGGAGTCATAAACGGCGGTGAGCTATACGCTTTCAGCAGTATCGAAGCAAAAAAGATAGGCTTCAAAAACAGCAGCGCTTTCCCGCTTCATGTTGGTGTGAAACACTCTCTCAATGAACACATAGAAAAACTGATAGACCGAAAAAACAACATTGAGAACAAACTGAAAGAAACAGACAGCATAATCCGCTCACTGGCAAAAAAAACACCGGATATCAAACATAAGCAACAGCTCAAGAGCATAATATCAAACAGAAAAATACTGTATGACAAATACGAGATTATCGACAGCGAAATCGAAAACCTTATAAAAGATTCTATGCACACTATGCCTTATGTCCTTGCAACAAAAGAGGTAAACGAAGGGATAAAGGTTGTAATATACAATACTGAATATATTGTTCCGCTCAAATGCGAAGGGGGCAAATTCGTGTTTGATAAAAGTTCAGGTAATGTCGTGATGCTGAAACCCGATGCCGCACCTGGGACTGGACTCAAAAAAGGGCGAAACTGA
- a CDS encoding tetratricopeptide repeat protein, with the protein MSYYSSIKKVPGFTVLGPLVMLAGLLFAVDTGMRYALAPEMLFDPASRIFAVANFIIVAIFSFLLLQSGYLLLKGFVFSRYITVMALALCYTGLIMRIFLFGVYPYKWKIIAGILFLAFVILYLNQRQFRVRFEFKRGLAGIFIFFFWFLTLVTAAYLALWAKNSWNNFPSYNTYRFEEKPYTAEFDPLPFNFNIVIPQNFSLSSVDSDGDRTSVTFHNPDFGYIIMNNNSSLEPVYKRMRILGYENAKQFSDFFFHEKIGLIPLFLRKSLTSLDVKEYNDVNVGSLSLYMEKSNGDNTVAHVFNDNNLSGEITVLSITPGETGLYNELFTTIKPYSQDKDAQELYSRGMQLLTDKDPERAKRHFAAASVMKPDDAEFRYMFAETLALTGYVSSAKIQLRICLDLNEGHERARKLLDGLSRLKEDE; encoded by the coding sequence ATGTCATACTATTCTTCAATTAAAAAAGTACCGGGATTCACTGTGCTGGGTCCACTTGTGATGCTTGCGGGGCTTCTTTTTGCTGTGGATACAGGGATGCGTTACGCTCTGGCTCCGGAGATGCTCTTCGATCCTGCAAGCAGAATATTTGCCGTCGCTAATTTTATCATCGTAGCCATATTTTCGTTTCTGCTGCTTCAGTCCGGCTATCTCCTCTTAAAAGGCTTTGTTTTCAGCCGGTACATAACAGTCATGGCACTTGCTCTGTGCTATACAGGGCTGATAATGAGGATTTTTCTGTTCGGTGTGTACCCTTATAAATGGAAAATTATTGCCGGCATACTTTTTCTCGCTTTTGTTATTTTATATCTTAATCAAAGGCAATTCCGGGTAAGGTTTGAATTTAAACGCGGTCTTGCCGGAATATTCATATTCTTCTTTTGGTTTCTGACACTTGTCACGGCTGCATACCTTGCGCTGTGGGCAAAAAACAGCTGGAACAACTTTCCTTCGTATAATACTTACCGTTTCGAAGAGAAGCCTTATACTGCCGAATTCGACCCCCTCCCATTTAATTTCAACATAGTCATTCCGCAGAATTTCAGCCTGTCTTCAGTGGATTCTGATGGTGACCGTACATCTGTGACCTTTCACAACCCTGACTTCGGCTATATAATTATGAATAATAATTCGTCACTTGAGCCGGTTTATAAAAGAATGCGTATATTGGGCTACGAAAATGCAAAACAATTTTCAGACTTTTTCTTTCACGAAAAGATAGGACTCATACCGCTCTTCCTCCGTAAGTCACTGACAAGCCTAGATGTTAAAGAATATAATGATGTCAATGTCGGCTCACTAAGCCTGTACATGGAAAAAAGTAACGGTGACAACACTGTAGCTCACGTCTTTAATGACAATAATCTCTCAGGTGAAATAACCGTATTGTCAATAACTCCGGGAGAAACAGGTCTGTACAATGAACTTTTCACCACTATCAAACCATACTCACAGGATAAAGACGCACAGGAGCTTTACAGCCGAGGGATGCAGCTTCTCACGGACAAAGACCCCGAAAGAGCCAAAAGGCACTTTGCTGCCGCATCTGTGATGAAACCTGATGATGCAGAGTTCAGATACATGTTTGCAGAAACCCTTGCTCTTACAGGATATGTTTCCAGTGCAAAAATACAGCTCCGAATCTGTCTGGATCTGAATGAAGGACATGAGCGGGCAAGAAAACTGCTGGACGGACTCTCCAGATTAAAAGAAGATGAGTGA
- the ilvD gene encoding dihydroxy-acid dehydratase encodes MRSDRVKEGLDRAPARSLMYGTGVPESSMKRAHIGICSSFTDLIPGHTGMRELERFIEKGVHTGGGHAFIFSVPGLCDGIAMGHKGMHYSLPSRDAIADMIECVVEAHALDGVVFLSNCDKITPGMLMAAARLDVPAISVTAGPMQSGVYRMQRRSFVRDTFEAMAKCRKGEIDEQEMSNLEQCSCPGQGACQGLYTANTMACLTEAMGMSLPGCGTGLAGSAKKKRIAFDSGVAICQLVEKGITARQIMNEKAFRNAVIMDMALGGSTNTCLHLPAIAYEAQVPFSLELFDELSKTTPHITNVRPGGEFFMEDLDYSGGIPGFQQRLIDMLEDNITVSGRTVKEIAKSAVIYDEDVIRPVSNPFHKQGGIAVLRGNVAEDGCVVKQAAVNDDMHVFTGKAICFDSEEESMEAIKSGKIEDGMVVVIRYEGPKGGPGMREMLAPTAEIMGRGLFHVALITDGRFSGGTRGPCIGHISPEAAEGGTIALIKDGDDIAINIPERSIQLNVGEEELEKRRSAWVKPKPKFTKGYLAKYATRVSSAAQGAIFKTEDFFS; translated from the coding sequence ATGAGAAGCGATAGGGTTAAAGAGGGGCTTGACAGAGCTCCCGCAAGATCTTTGATGTATGGAACAGGTGTTCCGGAAAGCAGCATGAAAAGAGCGCATATCGGTATCTGCTCCAGTTTTACAGATCTCATCCCCGGCCACACAGGCATGAGGGAGCTTGAAAGATTTATCGAGAAAGGTGTACACACAGGCGGCGGACACGCATTTATTTTCAGCGTGCCTGGCCTTTGCGACGGTATTGCTATGGGGCACAAAGGGATGCACTATTCCCTCCCGTCAAGAGACGCCATCGCCGACATGATAGAATGTGTTGTGGAAGCGCACGCCCTTGACGGTGTGGTTTTTCTCAGCAACTGCGACAAGATCACTCCCGGGATGCTCATGGCGGCAGCCAGGCTGGATGTTCCTGCTATATCTGTTACCGCTGGTCCTATGCAGAGCGGTGTTTACCGTATGCAGAGACGCTCATTTGTCAGAGATACATTTGAGGCTATGGCAAAATGCCGTAAAGGTGAGATTGACGAACAGGAGATGTCCAACCTTGAGCAGTGTTCATGTCCGGGGCAGGGTGCCTGCCAGGGGCTTTACACAGCGAACACTATGGCATGCCTTACAGAAGCAATGGGGATGTCGCTGCCGGGCTGCGGAACAGGGCTTGCAGGTTCTGCTAAAAAGAAACGCATAGCTTTTGATTCCGGTGTTGCTATCTGTCAGCTTGTTGAAAAGGGCATTACAGCCAGACAGATAATGAACGAAAAAGCATTCAGAAACGCCGTGATCATGGATATGGCACTTGGCGGTTCTACAAATACATGTCTTCACCTCCCTGCTATAGCATATGAGGCACAGGTTCCTTTCAGCCTTGAGCTGTTCGATGAACTCAGCAAGACAACACCGCACATTACAAATGTCCGTCCGGGCGGGGAATTCTTTATGGAAGACCTCGACTATTCCGGCGGTATACCAGGCTTTCAGCAGAGGCTTATCGATATGCTGGAAGACAATATTACAGTTTCAGGTCGTACAGTTAAAGAGATAGCGAAATCAGCCGTCATCTATGACGAGGATGTCATTCGTCCTGTCAGCAACCCATTTCACAAACAGGGCGGTATAGCCGTTCTTCGTGGTAATGTTGCAGAGGACGGATGCGTTGTTAAACAGGCGGCTGTTAATGACGACATGCATGTTTTCACTGGCAAAGCTATCTGTTTCGACAGCGAAGAAGAGTCTATGGAAGCCATCAAGTCCGGCAAGATCGAAGACGGAATGGTGGTTGTTATAAGATATGAAGGTCCCAAGGGCGGTCCCGGTATGAGGGAGATGCTCGCTCCGACAGCAGAGATAATGGGCAGAGGGCTGTTTCATGTAGCTCTCATTACAGATGGCCGTTTCTCCGGCGGAACAAGAGGGCCATGCATAGGTCACATTTCACCAGAAGCAGCAGAAGGGGGCACGATTGCTCTGATTAAAGATGGCGACGATATCGCTATTAACATCCCTGAGCGCTCCATTCAGCTTAATGTTGGTGAGGAAGAGCTGGAAAAGAGAAGATCAGCATGGGTTAAACCTAAGCCGAAATTCACAAAAGGGTATCTGGCTAAATACGCCACCCGTGTTTCCAGCGCAGCACAAGGTGCTATATTTAAGACTGAAGATTTCTTTAGCTAA
- the ilvB gene encoding biosynthetic-type acetolactate synthase large subunit encodes MKMTGAEILVESLRKQGVDLIFGYPGGVLLGIYDTLFDSDIKHILPRHEQGGIHAADGYARATGKVGVCFGTSGPGATNLVTGICNAHMDSVPLVVFTGQVASNLIGGDAFQEADIIGITRPIVKHSYLINNPEEITTVIREAFYIAASGRPGPVVIDLPKDIMAQKAEFKWPSKIELPGYNPTVKGHLGQIKKMLRMLEGAKKPVIYMGGGVILSGASEEMTKLSELTGVPVISSFLGQGGIPGTHENYIGWLGMHGNYASNMAMAEPDFILAVGTRFSDRSTGRLDGFAPNAKVAHIDVDPSSISKNVRIDVPIVGDCKVVLNQALSEIDKYSWDKNLKARKDWMEKIKAWDKKQPFGYDRESTLIKPQYVVESIYKVTKGEAIICTEVGQNQMWAGQFYKYKNPRQFVSSGGLGTMGYGFPAAIGAKLGCPDKEVFDIAGDGSFMMNIQEICTAVQYNVAVKVAILNNKYLGMIRQWQNMFFNNRYSQCCLDCQPDFVKLAESFNAVGMRIDRKEDVEGAIRESLKIKDKPVIMDFTVDREENVFPMIPAGAAINEMLLK; translated from the coding sequence ATGAAAATGACAGGAGCAGAAATCCTCGTAGAGTCATTGCGCAAGCAGGGTGTTGACCTGATATTTGGTTACCCTGGCGGCGTACTTCTCGGAATCTACGACACACTTTTTGACTCAGACATCAAACACATCCTGCCGAGACACGAGCAGGGCGGAATCCACGCAGCAGACGGTTACGCAAGAGCCACAGGCAAGGTCGGTGTATGCTTCGGAACATCAGGTCCGGGCGCAACTAACCTTGTTACCGGTATTTGCAACGCACATATGGACTCAGTTCCGCTGGTGGTTTTCACAGGTCAGGTCGCAAGCAACCTAATCGGCGGAGACGCATTTCAGGAAGCAGACATCATCGGCATCACAAGACCAATAGTCAAACACAGCTACCTGATAAACAATCCGGAAGAGATTACAACTGTTATAAGAGAGGCTTTCTACATTGCCGCCTCCGGACGTCCCGGTCCTGTTGTTATCGACCTTCCTAAGGACATTATGGCTCAGAAGGCTGAGTTCAAATGGCCTAGCAAAATCGAACTTCCAGGCTATAACCCTACAGTAAAGGGGCATCTGGGGCAGATTAAAAAAATGCTCCGTATGCTCGAAGGGGCTAAAAAGCCAGTAATATACATGGGGGGCGGTGTCATTCTATCCGGCGCAAGCGAAGAGATGACAAAGCTTTCCGAACTGACAGGTGTACCTGTTATTTCATCCTTTCTCGGGCAGGGCGGTATCCCCGGCACACACGAAAACTATATTGGGTGGCTGGGAATGCACGGTAATTATGCGTCGAACATGGCTATGGCAGAGCCAGATTTTATCCTTGCTGTGGGGACACGCTTTTCAGACCGCTCAACAGGTCGTCTGGACGGGTTTGCTCCTAATGCCAAAGTCGCCCATATTGACGTTGACCCATCAAGTATCAGTAAGAATGTCCGCATTGATGTACCTATCGTTGGGGACTGCAAAGTAGTGCTGAATCAAGCGCTCTCAGAGATCGACAAATACAGCTGGGATAAAAACCTGAAAGCCAGAAAAGACTGGATGGAAAAGATCAAAGCATGGGATAAAAAACAGCCTTTCGGCTATGATCGTGAATCAACGCTTATCAAACCTCAATATGTTGTGGAATCAATCTATAAGGTCACAAAAGGCGAGGCTATCATCTGTACAGAAGTTGGTCAGAACCAGATGTGGGCAGGTCAGTTCTATAAATATAAAAACCCTCGTCAGTTTGTTTCATCCGGTGGTCTGGGCACAATGGGATATGGATTTCCTGCTGCTATCGGCGCAAAACTCGGATGCCCTGACAAAGAGGTTTTTGACATTGCAGGTGACGGCTCTTTCATGATGAACATACAGGAGATATGCACCGCTGTGCAGTATAACGTAGCTGTGAAAGTTGCTATACTGAACAATAAATATCTTGGTATGATCCGTCAGTGGCAGAATATGTTTTTCAACAACCGCTACAGCCAGTGCTGTCTTGACTGTCAGCCTGATTTCGTAAAACTTGCTGAATCTTTTAACGCCGTGGGTATGCGGATAGATAGAAAAGAGGATGTGGAAGGGGCTATCAGAGAATCACTTAAGATCAAAGATAAGCCTGTTATTATGGACTTCACCGTGGACAGGGAAGAGAATGTTTTCCCTATGATCCCCGCTGGCGCCGCAATAAACGAAATGCTGCTGAAGTAA
- the ilvN gene encoding acetolactate synthase small subunit: MRHTISVLVENKFGVLSRISGLFSGRGYNIESLSVNKTMDVNISTMTIVTTGDADVIEQIIKQLRKLVNVLRVRDVSEMEHIEREMMLVKVRTEKSTRSEIFNVVGTFRAKTVDITNNSLVIEITGDRGKILAFLKVLEPYGIIEVVRTGAIALSRGSKATSDFK, translated from the coding sequence ATGAGACATACAATATCAGTACTTGTTGAAAACAAGTTCGGGGTACTTTCCCGCATCTCCGGTCTTTTTAGCGGCAGGGGATACAACATAGAGTCATTGTCTGTTAATAAGACAATGGATGTCAACATATCTACTATGACAATCGTTACCACTGGTGACGCTGATGTTATCGAGCAGATAATCAAACAACTCAGAAAACTTGTTAACGTTCTGCGCGTGCGTGACGTAAGCGAGATGGAGCACATCGAACGTGAGATGATGCTTGTCAAAGTCCGCACAGAGAAAAGCACAAGGTCTGAGATTTTTAACGTTGTTGGCACTTTCAGAGCGAAGACTGTGGATATAACAAATAACTCTCTTGTGATAGAGATCACCGGAGACAGGGGTAAAATACTCGCTTTCCTGAAAGTCCTTGAACCATACGGAATCATAGAGGTCGTTAGAACCGGAGCCATAGCACTCAGCCGCGGCAGTAAGGCAACAAGCGATTTTAAATAA
- the ilvC gene encoding ketol-acid reductoisomerase yields the protein MKIYYEKDTNLELIKSKKVAVIGYGSQGYGHTNNMKDSGVDVCVALREGSSSWKKAEGAGLKVMEVKEACKWADFIMVLAPDECQGDIYKEAIEPGLEEGNYLAFAHGFNILFNQIVPPTDVNVVMIAPKGPGHLVRAEYQKGAGVPCLIAIEQDYTGDSREMALSYANAIGGARAAILETTFKEETETDLFGEQTVLCGGLAQLIQYGFETLTEAGYAPEMAYYECLHEVKLIVDLIYEGGITNMRYSISNTAQYGDLTRGPRIITPEVKENMKQALYEIQSGQFANEWMLENKANCPNFHALTRMGAEHPIEKVGEKLRGLMSWLDKGKIVDKSKN from the coding sequence ATGAAAATCTATTACGAGAAAGATACTAACCTTGAACTCATCAAAAGTAAAAAAGTTGCTGTTATCGGATACGGCAGCCAGGGTTACGGTCACACAAACAACATGAAAGATTCTGGTGTTGATGTATGCGTTGCCCTCCGCGAAGGCAGTTCCAGCTGGAAAAAAGCTGAAGGCGCCGGTCTGAAAGTTATGGAAGTAAAAGAAGCTTGTAAATGGGCTGACTTCATAATGGTTCTCGCTCCTGATGAATGTCAGGGGGACATCTATAAAGAAGCTATTGAACCGGGGCTGGAGGAAGGAAACTACCTCGCTTTTGCTCACGGTTTTAATATTCTTTTCAACCAGATCGTTCCGCCGACAGATGTTAATGTTGTTATGATTGCCCCAAAAGGACCTGGTCACCTCGTCCGTGCTGAATACCAGAAGGGCGCTGGCGTCCCTTGTCTTATCGCTATCGAGCAGGACTATACAGGCGACAGCCGTGAGATGGCTCTCTCTTATGCTAATGCCATCGGTGGTGCAAGAGCAGCTATCCTCGAGACAACTTTTAAAGAAGAGACAGAGACTGACCTTTTCGGTGAGCAGACTGTTCTTTGCGGTGGTCTCGCGCAGCTTATCCAATACGGCTTTGAGACTCTGACAGAGGCTGGTTATGCTCCTGAAATGGCATATTATGAGTGTCTGCACGAAGTTAAGCTTATCGTAGACCTTATCTATGAAGGCGGCATAACTAACATGCGCTATTCAATCAGCAACACTGCTCAGTATGGCGACCTTACAAGAGGACCAAGAATCATCACTCCTGAAGTGAAAGAGAACATGAAACAGGCTCTCTATGAAATTCAGTCCGGTCAGTTTGCGAATGAGTGGATGCTTGAGAATAAAGCTAACTGTCCTAATTTCCACGCTCTTACAAGAATGGGCGCAGAGCACCCGATCGAAAAGGTTGGTGAAAAACTCCGCGGTCTTATGAGCTGGCTTGATAAAGGCAAAATCGTAGACAAAAGCAAAAACTAA